In Cellvibrio polysaccharolyticus, a genomic segment contains:
- a CDS encoding efflux RND transporter periplasmic adaptor subunit, which yields MHHYLLRKLPSGVIALTALCIVSLAGCEAQSHADEPAVSQAALATGLPEGFIQVPQASLAWLTIEPVNAPSALANGLMWSYGRVEIRQEEQIALPAPVAGRVTALHVSEGDTVAQGAALATLISPEGSSLRTAFSQAQVEHELALAEAERQQFLLDKGIGIAAEKRHADAALRQAAQELANARSSLRYLGEGKGDEVTLLAPTAGTVIERMTSLGMDVEPAQEPLFRIGNPNATWVVAELPANLLAALNVDDQVYLQFPGQAELLHGQVERINKVLQRDTLRGKVFIRLPDASEQTTTLTPGTLARVGIQAANAGGINIPLTALLIRDEQQPVVFVQHDDNTFEARSVIAGNPSNGRVPVLAGLQDDERIVTKGGLLLDGAASQLLY from the coding sequence ATGCATCATTACTTGTTAAGGAAACTCCCGAGCGGTGTTATAGCGTTAACGGCGCTGTGCATCGTCAGCCTGGCTGGCTGCGAAGCCCAATCCCATGCGGATGAGCCAGCGGTGAGCCAGGCAGCCCTTGCTACCGGGTTACCGGAAGGTTTTATACAGGTGCCGCAGGCGTCACTGGCCTGGTTGACCATTGAACCGGTCAATGCCCCATCGGCGCTCGCCAACGGATTGATGTGGAGTTATGGCCGGGTAGAAATTCGCCAGGAAGAACAAATAGCCTTACCGGCACCCGTCGCTGGCAGAGTCACCGCCCTGCATGTCAGCGAAGGCGATACCGTGGCGCAAGGTGCAGCGCTGGCCACGCTGATCAGCCCGGAAGGTTCATCGCTGCGCACCGCATTCAGCCAGGCGCAGGTGGAACACGAACTGGCACTGGCCGAGGCAGAGCGCCAGCAATTTCTGCTGGATAAAGGCATCGGCATTGCCGCCGAAAAACGCCATGCCGATGCCGCCTTGCGCCAGGCGGCACAGGAACTGGCCAACGCCCGCTCGTCGCTGCGCTATCTCGGTGAAGGCAAAGGCGATGAAGTTACCCTGCTGGCACCCACCGCAGGCACCGTTATCGAACGGATGACCAGCCTGGGTATGGATGTAGAACCGGCGCAGGAACCGCTATTCCGCATTGGCAACCCGAACGCCACCTGGGTAGTCGCCGAGCTACCTGCCAATCTGCTTGCCGCGCTCAATGTAGATGATCAGGTGTATCTCCAATTTCCTGGCCAGGCGGAACTCTTGCACGGTCAGGTAGAGCGCATTAATAAAGTTCTGCAACGCGATACCTTGCGCGGCAAAGTATTTATTCGCCTGCCCGATGCCTCCGAACAGACCACCACGCTGACGCCCGGCACGCTTGCCAGAGTCGGTATTCAGGCCGCCAACGCCGGTGGCATCAACATTCCCCTCACCGCCTTGCTGATTCGCGATGAACAACAACCGGTGGTGTTTGTACAACACGACGACAACACCTTTGAAGCGCGCAGCGTTATCGCTGGCAACCCCTCCAACGGGCGGGTGCCGGTGCTTGCCGGTTTGCAAGACGACGAACGCATCGTCACCAAAGGTGGTTTGTTGCTGGATGGCGCCGCCAGCCAATTGTTGTACTGA
- a CDS encoding SAM-dependent methyltransferase codes for MTNPGFNPANSGSALTDSSNTGIGTGIVKKLVLRQLQQLRTGHLSIIENGERLNFGTPGAELHGEIHVHNAALWPLVAGNGSIGAGEAYIRNYWSSPDLTAVVRIFVANLDILDAMEGGLALLRRPLIKVLHWLNRNTREGARRNISAHYDQGNQLFEQLLDPTMMYSAAMFRSPDDTLEQAQWNKLDRICRKLELKADDHLLEIGTGWGSMAIYAATYYGCKVTTTTLSQEQFDYTRQRIEEQGLQDRITLLLEDYRDLTGKYDKLVSIEMIEAVGHRFLPDYFKQCAHLLKDDGLMLLQAITIRDQRYEQAKKSVDFIQRYIFPGGALPSMSNMLNVISRDTDMNLHHMEDFGLHYARTLRHWYDNLRRSRHLLEESGYDQTFFRLWEFYFCYCEGGFLERSIGTAHLLLAKPAARPQPFGMTA; via the coding sequence ATGACAAACCCTGGCTTTAACCCTGCCAATTCCGGTAGTGCACTGACCGACAGCAGCAACACCGGAATCGGCACCGGGATCGTAAAAAAACTGGTGTTGCGTCAATTGCAGCAACTGCGTACCGGGCACTTAAGCATTATTGAGAATGGCGAACGCTTGAATTTTGGTACGCCAGGTGCGGAGCTGCATGGCGAGATCCACGTCCACAATGCCGCACTCTGGCCGCTGGTAGCGGGTAATGGTTCTATTGGTGCCGGGGAAGCCTATATCCGGAATTACTGGAGCAGCCCGGATCTCACCGCGGTGGTGCGCATCTTTGTTGCCAACCTGGATATTCTTGATGCAATGGAAGGCGGGCTGGCGTTGCTGCGCAGACCTTTGATCAAAGTGCTGCACTGGCTGAACCGCAATACCCGCGAAGGTGCACGGCGCAATATTTCAGCCCACTACGACCAGGGCAACCAACTGTTCGAGCAATTGCTCGACCCCACCATGATGTATTCCGCCGCTATGTTTCGCAGTCCCGATGACACGCTGGAGCAAGCCCAGTGGAATAAACTGGATCGCATCTGTCGCAAGCTTGAACTGAAAGCCGATGATCATCTGCTGGAAATCGGCACCGGTTGGGGCAGCATGGCCATCTACGCCGCTACCTACTATGGCTGCAAAGTCACCACCACCACGCTGTCGCAAGAGCAATTCGACTACACCCGGCAACGGATTGAAGAACAGGGGCTGCAAGACCGCATCACCCTGCTACTGGAAGACTATCGCGACCTGACCGGCAAGTACGACAAACTGGTCTCCATCGAAATGATCGAAGCCGTCGGGCACCGTTTTTTGCCGGACTATTTCAAGCAGTGCGCGCACCTGCTAAAAGACGATGGCCTGATGCTGTTGCAAGCCATCACCATCCGCGACCAACGCTATGAGCAGGCCAAAAAATCGGTAGATTTTATCCAGCGCTACATATTCCCCGGCGGCGCACTGCCCTCGATGAGTAATATGTTGAACGTCATCAGCCGTGATACCGACATGAACCTGCATCATATGGAAGATTTCGGTTTGCACTACGCGCGCACACTTCGCCACTGGTACGACAACCTGCGCCGCAGCCGACACCTGCTGGAAGAATCCGGATACGACCAAACCTTCTTTCGCCTGTGGGAGTTTTACTTTTGTTACTGCGAAGGCGGTTTTCTGGAACGCAGCATTGGCACTGCCCATTTGCTACTGGCCAAACCCGCTGCCCGGCCACAACCTTTTGGTATGACCGCATGA
- a CDS encoding DUF2878 domain-containing protein yields the protein MNTRGRLVLNAGLFQIGWLACVFGAQQGWLLLIAIACLAAHVRWVAEDRNEWRSLVQVAVCGWILDCVLGYVGVFDFGDNHLLLPLWLALLWLLFASTLRYSLRWTAQPWWMGSVLGACGGALSYFGGAKLAGVGLPLGLWPSLLLIAAIWALLFPLLHRVARSSIRFSDKGC from the coding sequence ATGAACACGCGCGGCCGACTGGTGCTCAATGCCGGGCTGTTCCAGATCGGCTGGCTGGCCTGTGTATTCGGCGCACAACAGGGCTGGTTACTGTTAATTGCCATTGCCTGCCTGGCGGCGCATGTGCGCTGGGTAGCAGAAGATCGCAATGAATGGCGCAGCCTGGTTCAGGTGGCGGTATGCGGTTGGATTCTCGACTGCGTGCTGGGTTATGTGGGCGTTTTCGACTTTGGTGACAACCACCTGCTGCTGCCTTTGTGGCTGGCGCTACTCTGGCTGCTATTTGCCAGCACCTTGCGCTACAGCCTGCGCTGGACAGCGCAGCCCTGGTGGATGGGCAGTGTGCTGGGCGCCTGCGGCGGCGCCTTGTCCTATTTCGGGGGTGCCAAACTGGCCGGTGTGGGCTTGCCGCTTGGCCTCTGGCCAAGTTTGTTGCTGATTGCCGCCATCTGGGCGCTGCTGTTTCCCTTGCTGCACCGCGTGGCACGGAGCAGCATCCGCTTTAGCGATAAGGGCTGTTGA
- a CDS encoding efflux RND transporter permease subunit, producing the protein MLQSLIQLVVYRRWAAVVCVALVAIYGFHAYRQTAIEAYPDVTNVQVGIIAQSPGLAPEEVERQITLPLERALNGTQGLMSLRSESYFGLSIISLVFDDDANSTDARIQVSQRLSQADLPDDVTPEMAPDNTPLGKIYYYRLNSDRHTLQELRAEQELTVTRVLKQVQGVADVVSLGGFLKEYHVEVDPFKLIAHNLSLEDVVEAIGDSNINVGGGLLRRGEQALIVRGLGLLQTPRDIENIVLPAEGDAPLLVRDVARITLSHMPRQGAVGIDGYDDAVMGIALLQRNENPSRVLDQIHDKVDQLNKTLPRGMRIEVIYDRSELVAATLSTVHHNLLFGACLIIGVLWLFLRSLRGSLIVATVIPVSLLMAFIGLYWLDMPANLISMGAIDFGIIVDGAVVLTEAIIHKARQERPQTRKAMHALIIRAALSVARPTLFAMAIVIAAFIPIFSLEGVEGRIFQPVAMTYAFALIAALILAMTLVPALCALLMKPEAMSSGESDGFEKTAHRYRQRLQYCLVTRHRQFTVVGAGILVLVISLAIGSHLGTEFLPELDEGDGYVLVEMPSSISLEKGQEILRSVRLRLGQFPEVITVVSEQGRPESGDDNETINMAKVLIRLQPQQAWRKGLTKEQLIGDMRATLADIPGVQFNFAQPIRDSVEESTSGARGHVVLKLFGADIEVMRDILAETRTLIAPIEGVVDLDLYRDAPAPQLHLVFNREILAAHGITMNTANQVAGAAIAGLEATTLWEGELAVPVRVRLPLADRMDEARIAEIPVMSPGGAHIPLGDLADIQIKVGNAAIFREANSRYMVLKFNVEGRDIGSVSREAIAAFEENITLPDGYEASWGGEWENQQRAAERLKIVVPLSLAVVFILLVMALHSMRSAGLILLSAPFTMAGGIFALWFTGIDLSISAAIGFIALIGQAALAGLLVLSAVDQRLKDGLAPLPALIDGAAQQLRPVLLVTLLAMLGLLPMAISTGVGSETQRPFATVIVGGMALLPLVSLVLLPALYALFIPARLPSPSSPSSSSLNSEQHPHA; encoded by the coding sequence GTGTTGCAGTCATTGATTCAACTGGTTGTTTACCGTCGCTGGGCGGCGGTTGTGTGCGTCGCGCTGGTGGCGATTTACGGATTTCACGCCTATCGCCAAACCGCGATTGAAGCCTACCCGGACGTTACCAATGTGCAGGTGGGCATTATTGCGCAATCGCCGGGGCTGGCACCGGAAGAAGTGGAGCGGCAAATTACCCTGCCGTTGGAGCGCGCACTTAACGGCACGCAAGGGCTGATGTCATTACGCTCTGAAAGTTATTTCGGTTTGTCGATTATCTCGCTGGTATTTGACGATGACGCCAACAGCACCGATGCCCGCATTCAGGTATCACAGCGTTTATCGCAAGCGGATCTCCCGGATGATGTCACCCCGGAAATGGCTCCCGACAATACGCCGCTGGGGAAAATTTATTACTACCGCCTCAACAGTGACCGGCACACCTTGCAGGAGCTGCGCGCCGAACAGGAACTGACCGTTACCCGGGTTTTAAAACAGGTGCAAGGCGTTGCCGATGTGGTGAGCCTGGGCGGTTTTTTAAAGGAATATCACGTTGAAGTGGATCCCTTTAAATTGATTGCCCACAACCTCAGCCTTGAAGATGTAGTTGAAGCAATTGGTGACTCCAATATCAATGTCGGTGGCGGCCTGCTAAGGCGTGGCGAGCAAGCGCTGATCGTGCGCGGCCTGGGGTTACTGCAAACCCCGCGTGATATTGAAAATATTGTATTGCCAGCCGAAGGTGATGCGCCGTTGCTGGTGCGCGATGTTGCACGCATTACGCTGTCGCACATGCCACGCCAGGGCGCCGTTGGAATAGACGGTTACGACGATGCGGTGATGGGCATCGCTTTGCTGCAACGCAATGAAAACCCGTCGCGGGTGCTGGATCAAATTCACGATAAAGTGGATCAACTGAACAAAACCCTGCCGCGTGGCATGCGCATCGAAGTGATTTACGACCGCTCCGAACTGGTCGCAGCGACTCTCTCCACGGTGCATCACAATTTATTATTCGGCGCCTGTTTAATTATCGGTGTGCTCTGGCTGTTTTTGCGCAGCCTGCGCGGCTCGTTAATTGTGGCTACAGTTATTCCGGTTTCGCTGCTGATGGCCTTTATCGGCCTTTACTGGCTGGATATGCCCGCCAACCTTATCTCAATGGGGGCGATTGATTTCGGCATTATTGTCGATGGTGCGGTGGTACTTACCGAAGCGATTATTCACAAAGCTCGCCAGGAGCGACCGCAAACCCGCAAGGCAATGCATGCGCTGATTATTCGCGCCGCGCTCTCGGTTGCCCGCCCCACGCTGTTTGCCATGGCGATTGTGATCGCCGCGTTTATTCCTATTTTTTCTCTCGAAGGTGTTGAAGGCCGTATTTTTCAACCGGTGGCAATGACCTACGCATTCGCGCTGATTGCCGCACTGATTCTCGCCATGACCTTGGTACCGGCGCTCTGCGCACTGCTGATGAAACCGGAAGCGATGTCGAGCGGCGAATCCGATGGTTTTGAAAAAACTGCACACCGTTATCGCCAGCGTTTGCAATATTGCCTGGTCACCCGTCACCGCCAATTTACTGTGGTGGGTGCAGGCATTCTGGTGCTGGTGATTTCACTGGCCATCGGCAGCCACCTCGGCACAGAGTTTTTACCGGAACTCGATGAAGGTGATGGTTATGTACTGGTAGAAATGCCCTCTTCCATCTCGCTGGAAAAAGGTCAGGAAATATTGCGCAGCGTTCGCTTGCGCCTCGGGCAATTTCCTGAAGTGATTACCGTAGTCAGCGAACAGGGGCGCCCGGAATCTGGCGACGATAACGAAACCATCAATATGGCGAAGGTGCTGATTCGACTGCAACCACAACAAGCGTGGCGTAAAGGTTTAACCAAGGAACAACTCATTGGCGACATGCGCGCAACTCTGGCGGATATTCCCGGTGTGCAATTCAATTTTGCGCAACCGATTCGCGACAGCGTTGAAGAATCCACTTCGGGCGCACGCGGCCATGTGGTGCTAAAACTCTTTGGTGCCGACATTGAAGTGATGCGCGATATTCTGGCGGAAACCCGAACGCTCATAGCACCGATTGAAGGCGTGGTTGACCTGGATCTTTATCGCGATGCACCGGCACCGCAACTGCACCTGGTATTTAACCGCGAAATTCTCGCTGCACACGGCATCACCATGAACACCGCCAACCAGGTTGCCGGGGCTGCCATCGCTGGCCTCGAAGCAACTACCTTATGGGAAGGTGAATTGGCCGTACCGGTGCGAGTACGCCTGCCGCTGGCCGACCGCATGGATGAAGCGCGTATTGCTGAAATTCCGGTCATGTCACCCGGCGGTGCACATATTCCCCTCGGCGACCTTGCCGACATTCAAATTAAAGTGGGCAACGCCGCTATTTTTCGCGAAGCCAATAGCCGTTACATGGTTTTAAAATTCAATGTAGAAGGCCGTGATATCGGCTCGGTCAGTCGCGAAGCCATCGCCGCCTTTGAAGAAAATATCACCCTGCCCGATGGTTACGAAGCCAGCTGGGGCGGCGAATGGGAAAACCAGCAGCGCGCCGCCGAACGTTTAAAAATTGTGGTGCCGCTTTCATTAGCCGTTGTATTTATTCTGCTGGTGATGGCGCTGCACTCCATGCGCAGCGCCGGGCTGATTTTGCTGAGTGCGCCTTTCACCATGGCAGGCGGTATTTTTGCGCTCTGGTTTACCGGCATCGATTTATCCATCAGCGCCGCTATCGGTTTTATCGCGCTTATCGGCCAGGCGGCGCTGGCCGGTTTGCTGGTGCTCAGCGCCGTTGACCAACGCCTGAAAGATGGCCTCGCTCCCTTACCGGCATTGATTGACGGCGCTGCACAGCAACTGCGCCCGGTATTACTGGTTACGCTGCTGGCGATGCTCGGTTTGTTGCCGATGGCAATTTCTACCGGTGTTGGCAGCGAAACCCAACGCCCTTTCGCCACCGTTATTGTTGGCGGCATGGCATTATTGCCACTGGTATCGCTGGTACTTTTACCGGCACTCTACGCTTTGTTTATTCCTGCGCGTTTGCCATCACCGTCATCGCCCTCTTCTTCCTCGTTAAATTCGGAGCAACATCCTCATGCGTAA
- a CDS encoding peptidylprolyl isomerase: protein MNSKKQSASARHILVKTESEAAKIKQLIAKGADFGVMARKHSLCSSAKKGGNLGEFKPGQMVKAFDNVVFKLPIHVVHGPVKTQFGYHLIETIYRD, encoded by the coding sequence ATGAATTCAAAAAAACAATCTGCCTCCGCCCGGCATATTCTGGTTAAAACGGAAAGCGAAGCCGCGAAGATAAAGCAACTTATCGCCAAGGGCGCCGACTTTGGTGTAATGGCGAGAAAGCACTCACTTTGCAGCTCAGCCAAAAAGGGAGGGAACCTTGGCGAGTTCAAGCCAGGCCAAATGGTTAAAGCCTTCGATAACGTCGTATTCAAGCTGCCGATACATGTGGTGCACGGCCCGGTTAAAACCCAGTTTGGCTATCACCTGATTGAAACTATCTACCGTGATTAA
- a CDS encoding chalcone isomerase family protein, with protein MLLSRLFFKAFLVSLLLFSSLVSADWREALPDARLVGSGELRMFGFSVYHADFWSGAATPGELEEGKAPFALELTYRRSISRDQLVKASLKEIKRLHSGDTSAASLEQWRQEMLLAFVDVQAGDRITGVFLPGEGARFYFGDTLQHQVKDEAFARAFFAIWLDPRTRNPKLRSQLLGPQQP; from the coding sequence ATGTTGCTATCCAGACTTTTCTTCAAAGCCTTCCTTGTCAGTTTGTTGCTGTTCAGTTCGCTGGTGTCTGCCGATTGGCGTGAGGCTTTGCCTGATGCCCGGTTGGTTGGCAGTGGTGAGCTGCGGATGTTTGGTTTTTCGGTGTATCACGCCGACTTTTGGAGTGGCGCGGCAACGCCCGGTGAGCTGGAGGAGGGCAAAGCGCCTTTTGCTCTTGAGCTGACTTACCGCCGTTCTATCAGCCGCGACCAGTTGGTGAAGGCCAGCCTTAAAGAAATCAAACGTTTGCACTCCGGCGATACCAGCGCTGCGTCCCTTGAGCAATGGCGGCAGGAAATGCTGTTGGCGTTTGTGGATGTGCAGGCGGGTGATCGTATTACCGGCGTATTTTTACCCGGTGAAGGTGCGCGTTTTTATTTCGGTGACACCTTGCAGCACCAGGTAAAAGATGAGGCGTTTGCGCGGGCGTTTTTTGCCATTTGGCTCGACCCGCGCACCCGCAACCCCAAACTTCGCAGCCAATTACTTGGCCCGCAACAACCCTGA
- a CDS encoding DUF3833 domain-containing protein: MLKKIVLLLCIGLASCSGVEVQTYQQATPALDLRQFFEGKVEAWGMFQKRSGEVVRRFYVDIHGYSEGENLILDESFTYDDGSTQKRVWTLTPTGDGKWRGTAGDVVGEALGEVSGNTFRWRYVLSLPVDGKVYDVHLDDWMYLIDENTMANRSFMTKFGFEVGQITLFFRKQP, from the coding sequence ATGCTGAAAAAAATAGTGTTGTTGCTGTGTATCGGTTTGGCGAGCTGTAGCGGGGTTGAGGTGCAAACCTACCAGCAAGCCACCCCGGCGTTGGATTTGCGGCAGTTTTTTGAGGGTAAGGTTGAGGCCTGGGGCATGTTTCAAAAACGCTCCGGCGAGGTGGTGCGGCGTTTTTATGTGGATATTCACGGCTATTCGGAAGGTGAAAACCTGATTCTTGACGAGTCCTTTACTTACGACGATGGCAGCACGCAAAAGCGTGTATGGACGCTGACACCCACCGGCGATGGCAAGTGGCGCGGTACCGCAGGAGATGTCGTGGGTGAGGCGTTGGGAGAGGTTTCCGGTAATACGTTTCGCTGGCGTTATGTATTGAGCCTGCCGGTGGATGGCAAGGTGTACGATGTTCATCTGGATGACTGGATGTATCTGATTGATGAAAACACCATGGCCAACCGTTCGTTTATGACCAAGTTCGGTTTTGAGGTAGGGCAAATCACCTTATTTTTCCGTAAACAGCCCTGA
- a CDS encoding DUF1365 domain-containing protein: MNSALYCGWVSHHRLTPRDHSFRYRIGMLYMDLAEQTEVLGLSRLAGKSRWAPFAFRETDYLPHLTRQGISLSDAVRSRVAEALEHRPEGKICVLTQPRSWGLAFNPVSFFYCFETDGSLAAILCEVSNTPWRERYHYVLPTHASGVSRHRVPKCFHVSPFLPRDLEYRMAFTPPGERLQATMQDWENEEKMFEAVLGLKRVALSRSALHRYLLSFPWMTGKTILAIYWQALRLLLKRIPLFNHEPAIGEYRTAHLESRHDKPWL, translated from the coding sequence ATGAACAGCGCCCTCTATTGCGGCTGGGTGAGCCATCACCGGCTGACGCCGCGCGATCACAGCTTTCGCTACCGCATTGGCATGCTCTACATGGATCTGGCCGAACAAACCGAGGTATTGGGGCTTTCGCGACTGGCCGGCAAATCGCGCTGGGCGCCGTTTGCCTTCAGAGAAACCGACTATCTACCGCACCTTACCCGGCAGGGCATATCGCTCAGTGACGCGGTGCGCTCGCGGGTGGCCGAAGCGCTGGAGCACAGGCCGGAGGGCAAGATTTGCGTGCTTACCCAGCCGCGCAGCTGGGGGCTGGCGTTCAACCCGGTGAGCTTTTTTTACTGCTTTGAAACTGACGGCAGCCTCGCCGCCATTCTTTGTGAAGTCAGCAATACGCCCTGGCGGGAGCGCTACCACTATGTGCTGCCCACCCACGCCTCGGGCGTGTCACGGCACCGGGTACCCAAGTGTTTTCATGTATCGCCTTTTTTGCCCCGCGATCTGGAATACCGCATGGCATTTACTCCCCCCGGCGAGCGGCTGCAAGCCACTATGCAAGACTGGGAAAACGAAGAAAAAATGTTTGAAGCCGTGCTGGGGCTGAAGCGCGTAGCGCTCAGCCGATCCGCCCTGCACCGCTACTTGCTGTCCTTCCCCTGGATGACCGGCAAAACGATACTCGCCATCTATTGGCAAGCGTTGCGCCTGTTGCTGAAACGTATTCCGCTGTTCAACCACGAACCTGCTATCGGTGAATATCGCACCGCGCATCTGGAGTCTCGCCATGACAAACCCTGGCTTTAA
- a CDS encoding TonB-dependent receptor: MSVTSFTQVLPMRTAIRPLALAILVAAAAQPAFAQQDDSKKAVLPTVVVESMSEQDPTKSYVNYKQASVTRNGQDVKDTPQTIDTIDVQKYKLYGMNDLSVMLAGTPGITTNYDMRGDGITIRGFSADSGDIYRDGIRESGQIRRSTANIERIEVLKGPASLLYGRSAGGGVINMVSKYANFESNSSVGVYAGSWDNYGATLDVNHVINENVAVRVTSEAGDSESFRAQVENDIRMISPSVTFNNREGLEWTLQYTYDKLTRSPDRGPSYENLPAGTSIRASFVQDGDFVDDILNVFRSDLTYAFNDKWSLKWALSHREAEQNFDHFYGGTYCDDAGKTLTGGNCTWNGYVRQNSYAWQETINKTDSNALELKGEFLTGGLQHNLLVGLDSSWEDREPELFSNRAPVVLYGYVNPFDYADRYNERDSQPRPAPSQKNHHKAESHALFVQDVITLVPEVKLVLGARYDWYEFGSTNRLLEPGAADRSRSYNDSTFSPSVGVVWQPVEAHSFYASYNKSFAPYGGRGMLSVSTSSTAVYDADPQFNEQYEIGVKSDWLNQRLNTQISVFNIEKNNIRYRPDPENDPYTWAVQGQHRSKGVEFSFIGRLIDTIYVRGGYGWQEAQVRKDVVTPANVGRYLQNTAKDSGNLFVRYVPSERWYAEVGVTRMGDLYTTQSFTPGLESYERFDAAVGYSVNNVNITLAVSNLNDKEYWRASSMPGSPRNVLLRANYQF, translated from the coding sequence ATGTCCGTAACATCTTTCACGCAAGTTCTGCCAATGCGCACCGCCATCCGCCCATTGGCGCTGGCTATTCTGGTCGCGGCGGCAGCACAACCGGCCTTCGCGCAACAGGACGACAGCAAAAAAGCGGTGCTGCCCACTGTAGTCGTGGAATCCATGAGCGAGCAGGACCCGACCAAAAGCTACGTGAACTACAAGCAAGCCAGCGTGACGCGTAATGGACAGGACGTGAAGGACACACCACAGACGATCGATACCATCGACGTACAAAAGTACAAGCTGTACGGCATGAATGACCTCAGCGTCATGCTGGCCGGTACACCAGGCATTACTACCAACTACGATATGCGCGGTGACGGCATCACCATCCGCGGCTTCTCAGCTGATTCCGGTGATATTTACCGCGATGGCATCCGTGAAAGCGGCCAGATTCGCCGCAGCACCGCCAACATTGAACGTATTGAAGTATTAAAAGGCCCTGCATCATTGCTGTACGGCCGCAGCGCTGGCGGCGGCGTGATCAACATGGTCAGCAAGTACGCCAACTTTGAATCCAACAGCTCGGTAGGCGTGTACGCCGGTAGCTGGGACAACTACGGCGCAACTCTTGACGTTAACCACGTAATCAACGAAAACGTGGCGGTGCGTGTAACCTCCGAAGCCGGTGACAGCGAAAGCTTCCGTGCGCAGGTGGAAAACGACATTCGCATGATTTCCCCCAGCGTTACCTTCAATAACCGCGAAGGTTTGGAGTGGACGCTGCAATACACCTACGACAAACTCACCCGCAGCCCGGACCGTGGCCCTTCCTACGAAAACCTGCCAGCAGGCACCTCTATTCGTGCCAGCTTTGTGCAGGATGGCGATTTTGTTGACGATATTCTGAATGTATTCCGTTCAGATTTGACTTACGCCTTCAATGACAAATGGTCTTTGAAATGGGCGCTTAGCCACCGTGAAGCCGAGCAGAACTTTGATCACTTCTACGGCGGTACTTACTGTGATGACGCGGGCAAAACGCTCACCGGTGGCAACTGCACCTGGAATGGTTATGTGCGTCAAAATTCCTACGCCTGGCAGGAAACCATCAACAAAACTGATTCCAACGCGCTGGAGTTGAAAGGTGAGTTCCTGACGGGTGGTTTGCAACACAACCTGTTGGTAGGTCTGGATTCTTCCTGGGAAGATCGTGAGCCGGAATTGTTCAGCAACCGTGCTCCGGTGGTGCTCTATGGTTATGTAAATCCGTTCGATTATGCAGATCGTTATAATGAGCGTGACAGTCAACCGCGTCCTGCGCCGAGCCAGAAAAATCATCACAAGGCAGAATCGCATGCATTGTTTGTTCAGGACGTAATTACCCTCGTGCCGGAAGTAAAACTGGTATTGGGCGCGCGTTACGACTGGTATGAGTTTGGCTCAACCAACCGTTTGCTGGAGCCAGGAGCTGCTGATCGCAGCCGCAGCTATAACGACAGCACTTTCAGCCCGAGTGTTGGTGTGGTGTGGCAGCCGGTAGAAGCCCACAGTTTCTATGCCTCTTACAACAAAAGTTTTGCTCCTTATGGCGGTCGCGGCATGTTGAGCGTGTCTACCAGCAGCACCGCTGTGTACGATGCCGACCCTCAATTTAACGAACAATATGAAATCGGTGTGAAAAGTGACTGGCTGAACCAGCGTTTGAACACCCAGATCTCGGTATTTAATATCGAGAAAAATAATATCCGTTACCGTCCGGACCCGGAAAACGATCCTTACACCTGGGCCGTACAAGGTCAGCACCGTTCGAAGGGTGTGGAATTCAGCTTTATTGGTCGCCTGATCGACACCATTTATGTTCGTGGTGGTTATGGTTGGCAGGAAGCACAAGTTCGTAAGGACGTAGTGACTCCTGCTAACGTGGGCAGATACCTGCAAAACACTGCCAAAGACAGCGGCAACCTGTTCGTGCGTTATGTGCCGTCCGAGCGTTGGTATGCTGAAGTGGGCGTAACCCGTATGGGCGATTTGTACACCACCCAAAGCTTTACCCCAGGTCTGGAATCTTATGAGCGTTTCGACGCTGCTGTGGGGTACAGCGTCAACAATGTGAACATCACCCTTGCGGTTTCCAACCTGAATGACAAGGAATACTGGCGCGCCTCATCCATGCCAGGCTCCCCACGCAACGTCCTGCTGCGTGCCAACTATCAGTTCTGA